DNA sequence from the Acidobacteriota bacterium genome:
ATTCGTACTGGAAGCTCGTGCGCCCGATCGCGGCGACGGAGAGCCGCACCTCGATGGCCTCGCCGAGTCGCGCGGGCGACTTGTAGTCGCACTCGGCACGGGCGAGGATCACGCCGGGATCCGGAAAGCGATCCTCGGCGTAGTTCCAGAGCGCGCGCCAGTGCTTGAAGCGCGCCTGCTCCATGTAAGTGAGATAGACGGCGTTGTTGACGTGCCCCATCGCGTCGCAGTCGCGGAAGCGGACGTCGAGGCGATGGGTGAAGACGTGATTTGCCACCTTCTTACCACTATAATCCGAACGCTTGTTTACGCCCGACGAACGCCGCGCGCTCGAACCGTACTTCACGAATCTCGACGGCCCCGTCTTCGCGCTGGTCAACCTGCCGGAAACCGTGAAGGGGGCGCTGTTCGCGCGCTACTCGCGGTCGCCGAAGTCGCTCCGGCGGCTTTTCCTGGACGAGTTCCTGGAAGGGGACGCGCTGAAGGCCGCGGCCCCTGGATCGGTCGGATCGGCGCGCGCCGACCAGCTGTACGCGAAAGTCTTCAATGACTACGGCGACGATTCCGTCGCGCAGCTTGGCGGCGTGCACCTCGCCTGCGAGGACGTCTCCAACATCCTGACGAAGGTGCTCGAGTGGGGGCGCCTGATGGCGTATCTCGAGCAGTCCACCCGGTATATCCCCTACACGCAGAAGCGCGACGGACACTGGCGCTACCACGTCCCTGCTGAAATCGAACAGCGTCCCGCGTTGCGCCAGATGTTTGTGTCGACGCTCGACGGCGCGTTCGAACGATACGCGCGGTGGATCGACCCCATGCAGGAGCACTTCCGGGCGCGCTACCCGAAGGCGCAGGCAGACTCGGACGCCGTCTATCGCGCCGCGATCCGCGCCAAGGCGCTGGACACGCTGCGCGGAATGCTGCCCGCCGCCACCCGGTCGAACGTCGGCATCTATGCGACGGGCCAGGCCTACGAGGCGCTGCTGCTCCGGATGCGCGCGCATCCTCTGGAAGAGGTGCGCGTCCATGCCGGCCTCATGCTCGCCGAACTTCGCAAGGTGATCCCGGCGTTTCTCACCCGCGTGGACCAGCCGGATCGCGGCGGGCGCTGGAGCGAATTCCTGGCGTGCGCGCGCGAGGCGGCCGCGGGGGCGGCACGCGACGCGCTGGCCGATGCGGTGGCCGAAGAGCGCGCGGAGGTCACCCTCTCGGAGTTCGACCCCGACGGCGAGACGAAGGTCGTCGCCTCGGCGCTGTACGCCGCGTCGCATCTGCCGGACGATCAGCTCCTGGCGATCGCGCGCGACATGCCGGCAGAGAATCGCGCCGAGATCCTGCGCGCGTACATCGGCCACCGCGCGAACCGCCGCCATAAGCCGGGGCGCGCGTTCGAGCGGACGCGGTACCGCTTCGACGTGCTCGCCGACTACGGCGCCTTCCGCGACCTGCAGCGCCACCGCATGCTCACGCTGGAATGGCAGCCCCTCAGCACGCGCCACGGGTACGTCGAGCCCGACGCGATCCGCACCGCTGGCGCGCTCGAGGACTGGCAGTGGGTGATGGACCAGTCGGCATCGCTGTATGACGCGATCGTGGCCGAGGGGCTCCAGCCCGTCGCCGCCTACGCCGTCGCCATGGCGTACCGCGTGCGCTTCTACATGGACATGAACGCGCGCGAAGCGATGCACGTCATCGAGCTGCGCACGGCGCCGCAGGGACACCCTTCGTACCGCCGCATCTGCCAGGCGATGCATCGCCTGATCGCGGACCAGGCCGGCCACCACGCGATTGCCGCCGCCATGAAGTTCGCCGACCATTCCGCGGTCGAACTCGAGAGGTTGAACGCAGAGAGAGAGCTGGAACGGAAGCGCCGCGGCCCGTCGTGAGAAGCCGCGCGGTTGGAGGATCCCATGGCAGGACCAGAAGGGACGCGACAACCACTTTCGGGGCGGCGATTGGAGTGGCTGCGGGGCGAGCTCGCGGCCTGGCGTGCCACCGGGCTGATCAACGGCGAACAGGCGCAACGGATCGCCGATCGGTACGAGCCGACCTGGTTCGCCCGCCACGCCACGCAGTTCGCGCTGTGGGCGCTGGCGATCCTGATGGGCGCTGTCGGCGTGCTGCTCGTCATCGGATACAACTGGGACGACATGCCGCGCGCCGTGAAGGCGGCGCTGATCATCGCGGCGGTCGTCGCCTCGTTCGGAGGCTCCGCGCTCGCGTACTCGCGCCGGCACCCCCTGGCCGGCGAGCTGCTCGGGTTCATGGGCGTGCTGCTGTACGGCAACGCAATCTGGCTCCTCGCGCAGGTGTTCCACATGAGCGGCCATTACCCCGATGCCGCGATGTGGTGGATGCTCGGCGCGCTCCTCACCGCCCATCTGCTGGACAGCCCGCTGACACTGGCGCTCAGCCTCGTGCTCCTCGCCATGTGGGTAGGCATGGAGGGCATCTCCTTCAGCGGCGACACGGGGGTGGTGTTCCCGCTTTTTGCCGCCGGGGCGCTGCGACTCACATACCGCTTCGCGGTGCCGACGCTGCTGGCGGTGTGGGGCGCCGTGGTCCTGTTCTGGTTCTTCGTGCAAAGCCTGATCGCGTCCCACGCGTGGCCGCTTGCGGCGGTCGGCCTGGTGTACGTCGCCGGCGGTGCGGCGTTCGCGACCGGGCTGCTGCACGGCGAGCGCTCACGGCTCCGGCCGACGTGGCTCCGCATGGGAGCCATCTACATGGCGGTCGGAATTCTGCCGCTGATGATCAAGGAGGTGCTGGGTATCCCGCCCTCCGACGGCGGCCCGCGCCGGCCACTGCTGGTCCTCGGCGCTCTGCTCCTCGCTTACGCGTGGCTGGCCGCAGCACGACGGCGAGTCGTGCGTGAGGCGCTGCCCGTGCTGCTTGCGGCCGCGATCGTTCCGGCGGTGCTCGCCGTGGTGGCCGTCCGCTCGCCGGATGGCCTGCCGGCATCCCAGCGGCTCGTATTCGCGATTGCGTTCAGCGCGCTGGCGATCGCGATGTCAGTCGTCCTGCTGCGGGCCGGCATCCGGATCGACGATCTGCGGCTGTTCGCGGTGGGCGTCGGCATGGCGCTGTCGTTCCTCGTGGTCCGCTGGATCGACCTCGTCGGGAACATGCTGTGGTCGGCGCTCTTGCTGTTCGCCACGGCGGCTGGACTGATCGCGCTCGCGCGCATGTGGCGTCATCGCCAGCCGGTTTCTCCAGGCGGGGGTGCGTGATGGTGGCAGACAAGGTGAAAGCGGCAATGGCCGCGGGCGTGTTCTGCATCGGCGTGCTCGCGGCGATGCTGGTCGGGCACGCCTGGCCGCTCTGGACCGGCGAAACGGTGTACCTCCGCGTGGTGCCGGTCGATCCGCGAGACCTGTTTCGCGGCGATTACGTGACCCTTCGATATCCGATCAATTCACTGCAGGCCGGGCGCGTTGCCGCCGCGCCGACATCCACCATCGTCGCGTTCGAAGGCCACTGGCAGGCGGGTCGTCCCTATGTTGCGGGTCAGACCGTCTATGTCGTCCTCGAACCGCGGCGGCAGGGCGGGGGAGCCGGCGTGGAGCACGTGGCCGTGCGCGTGAGCACTCGAAAGCCCGCCCGGGGATTGTTCCTGCGCGGCCGCGCGAGCTGGTCCTCCCGGAACGGTGAGCCGCCCGAGTTCCTGTCGGTCGAATACGGCATCGACGCGTTTTTCGTCGAGCAGGGGCGCGGCAAGGAGATCGAGGAACGGATACGCTCGGGAACGCCGGTATTCGCGGAAGTGGCGGTCTCGTCCGCCGGACGGGCGCGCCTGCGCACGCTCATCGTCGACGGACGACGGTATCGGCAGGACGAAGACTGAGCCTGAACCCCGGCGCCCCCCTATTCGGGCGTGACGTGCTCCCGCGACCAGTAGCGCTCGAACTCCTCGAGGAAGGCGATCGTCTCGAACGACGTCATGCGATCGAGGAACAGCACGCCGTGCAGGTGGTCGGTCTCGTGCTGGATGACGCGCGCAACGTAGTTGCGCGCCTTCATCTCGGTTTTCTTCGCGTGTCGATCGTAGGCCGTGACCTTGATTTCCCGCGCTCGCGGGACGCGCCCCCGGATGTCGGGGATGCTG
Encoded proteins:
- a CDS encoding GDYXXLXY domain-containing protein — translated: MVADKVKAAMAAGVFCIGVLAAMLVGHAWPLWTGETVYLRVVPVDPRDLFRGDYVTLRYPINSLQAGRVAAAPTSTIVAFEGHWQAGRPYVAGQTVYVVLEPRRQGGGAGVEHVAVRVSTRKPARGLFLRGRASWSSRNGEPPEFLSVEYGIDAFFVEQGRGKEIEERIRSGTPVFAEVAVSSAGRARLRTLIVDGRRYRQDED
- a CDS encoding FAD-dependent thymidylate synthase, which translates into the protein MFTPDERRALEPYFTNLDGPVFALVNLPETVKGALFARYSRSPKSLRRLFLDEFLEGDALKAAAPGSVGSARADQLYAKVFNDYGDDSVAQLGGVHLACEDVSNILTKVLEWGRLMAYLEQSTRYIPYTQKRDGHWRYHVPAEIEQRPALRQMFVSTLDGAFERYARWIDPMQEHFRARYPKAQADSDAVYRAAIRAKALDTLRGMLPAATRSNVGIYATGQAYEALLLRMRAHPLEEVRVHAGLMLAELRKVIPAFLTRVDQPDRGGRWSEFLACAREAAAGAARDALADAVAEERAEVTLSEFDPDGETKVVASALYAASHLPDDQLLAIARDMPAENRAEILRAYIGHRANRRHKPGRAFERTRYRFDVLADYGAFRDLQRHRMLTLEWQPLSTRHGYVEPDAIRTAGALEDWQWVMDQSASLYDAIVAEGLQPVAAYAVAMAYRVRFYMDMNAREAMHVIELRTAPQGHPSYRRICQAMHRLIADQAGHHAIAAAMKFADHSAVELERLNAERELERKRRGPS
- a CDS encoding DUF2157 domain-containing protein, with product MAGPEGTRQPLSGRRLEWLRGELAAWRATGLINGEQAQRIADRYEPTWFARHATQFALWALAILMGAVGVLLVIGYNWDDMPRAVKAALIIAAVVASFGGSALAYSRRHPLAGELLGFMGVLLYGNAIWLLAQVFHMSGHYPDAAMWWMLGALLTAHLLDSPLTLALSLVLLAMWVGMEGISFSGDTGVVFPLFAAGALRLTYRFAVPTLLAVWGAVVLFWFFVQSLIASHAWPLAAVGLVYVAGGAAFATGLLHGERSRLRPTWLRMGAIYMAVGILPLMIKEVLGIPPSDGGPRRPLLVLGALLLAYAWLAAARRRVVREALPVLLAAAIVPAVLAVVAVRSPDGLPASQRLVFAIAFSALAIAMSVVLLRAGIRIDDLRLFAVGVGMALSFLVVRWIDLVGNMLWSALLLFATAAGLIALARMWRHRQPVSPGGGA
- a CDS encoding acyl-CoA thioesterase yields the protein MANHVFTHRLDVRFRDCDAMGHVNNAVYLTYMEQARFKHWRALWNYAEDRFPDPGVILARAECDYKSPARLGEAIEVRLSVAAIGRTSFQYEYEIVSGEDGRLIANAKTVQVVYDYAKNTPVPVPERWRELLNKKLV